The Arthrobacter sp. OAP107 DNA segment TGATCGCATCAATGACGCGCTGCACGCTGGGCCGCACCGTCTGCGGGCTGCGCTTGCGCCGCACGCGCGGGGAGGCCGTGGCGGCACGGGCGAGATCGAACAGGTGAGCCGTTTCGGCGTCGTCGAGCTTCAGTGCCCGGGCGAGGGCCTCGATGACGCCGTCCGAGGCGCCGGAGAGGTTTCCGCGCTCCAGCCGGATGTAGTAGTCAACACTCATCCCGGCGAGCATCGCGACTTCCTCGCGGCGCAAGCCCGCCACACGCCGGTTGCCGCCGTAGACCGGCAGGCCGGCCTCCTCGGGCGTGATCCGGGCCCGGCGGGAGGTCAGGAACTTCCGCACGTCGTCGCTGTGTGTCATGGCACCAACGCTACGCGGCGGCCGACGCCCGAGGGAGGCACTGGCAGTACTTGGAACAGCAGGAACTCCCGGCCGCGCGCAGATCACGGTTGCATTGAAGCATGAAACCAGAACTCACACTCAACAATGGCGTCACGATGCCCGCCCTCGGACTGGGCGTCTTCCAAAGCCCGCCGGAGCAGACGACGGCGGCGGTCGAGGCCGCGTTGTCCGCCGGTTACGGGCACATCGACACCGCCGCCGCGTACGGCAACGAACGGGAGGTGGGCGAAGGCATCCGCCGCTCCGGCCTCGACCGTTCGGACGTGTTCATTGAGACCAAGGTCTGGGTGAGCGATTACGGCTACGACCAGACCCTGCACGCCTTCGAGAAGGCTGCCGGGAAGCTCGGCGTCGACCAGCTCGACCTGCTGATCCTGCACCAGCCCGCACCCGACAGGTTCGAGAAGACGATCGCCGCGTACCGGGCGCTGGAGACCTTGCTCGCCGAGGGGCGCGTTCGGGCGATCGGCGTCAGCAACTTCATGCCGCACCATCTGAATCAGCTGCTCGCCGCAACCGACGTGGTTCCGGCAGTGAACCAGATCGAGCTGCACCCGTACTTCACCCAGCCGGCCGTCCAGGCCGCCGACGCCGACAACGGCATCCTCACCCAGGCCTGGTCGCCGATTGGCGGCATCACCTTCTACCCCGGCTGGGGCGAGGACCGCCGGAACGTGATGGAGGACCCCGCGATCGCCGCCATCGGGGAAGCACACGGAAAGAGCGCCGCCCAGGTCATGCTGCGCTGGCACCTGCAGCAGGGCCGCTCAGCCATCCCGAAATCGACCAACCCGGCACGCATCGCCGAAAACTTCGACGTCTTCGACTTCGAGCTCAGCTCTCAGGAGCTCGCTGCCATCGACGCCCTCGACGCCGGCGTGCGCAACGGACCCGATCCGGACGAAGCCCGCGAGGAGCGCTTCGCCATGCTCATCCCCGAAGCCTAAAACCCCGAAGCCTAAAACCCCGAAGCCTAAAACCCCGAAGCCTAAAACAGAGAGAAGGAACCAGCATGGAATACCGTCCCCTTGGCCGCACCGGCGTGCAGGTCAGTCCCTTGTGCCTGGGCGCGATGATGTTCGGCCCCTGGGGCAACCACGACCGCGCCGACAGCACCCGCATCATCAACCGCGCCCTCGACGCCGGCATCAACTTCATCGACACCGCCGACGTCTACTCAGGCGGAGTGTCTGAGGAGATCGTCGGGGAAGCCCTGGCCGGGCGCCGCGACGACGTCTTCCTCGCCACCAAGTTCTTCATGCCCATGAATGAGGACGATCCCAACCAGCGCGGCGGATCCCGGCGCTGGATCATCCGTGAGGTGGAAAACTCCCTCCGCCGCCTGAACACCGACTACATCGACCTCTACCAGGTCCACCGGCCCAGCCCGGACACCGACGTGGAGGAGACCCTCGGCGCCCTCACCGACCTCGTCCGGCAGGGCAAAGTGCGGTACATCGGCTCGTCGTCGTACTCCGGATCTCAGATTGTTGAAGCCCAGTGGGCATCCCGCGAACGTAACCTGGAGCGGTTCGTCACCGAGCAACCGCCCTACTCGATCCTGGTCCGCGGCATCGAGGAGGACATCCTCCCCACCGTGCAGCGCCACGGCATGGGCACGCTCACCTACAGCCCGCTCGGTGGCGGCTGGCTCTCCGGACGCTGGCGCAAAGACTCCGCCTCCGCACCGACCTCGAGTGCCCGCCCGAACGCCCGGTTCGACATGACCAGCCCGGCAAACCAGCGCAAGCTCGACATCGTCGAAGACCTCGCCCGGCTCGCCGAACAGGCCGGACTCAGCCTCATCGAGCTGGCGATCGCGTTCGTGATCAACCACCCCGGCGTCACGTCCGCTATCGTCGGACCGCGCACCATGGAGCAGCTGGAGTCCTACCTCCCGGCGGCCGGCATCACCCTGTCCTCCGACGTGCTGGACCGGATCGACAAGATCGTCGCGCCCGGCGTGACCGTCAACCCCGAGGACAACAGCTACGGAGCCCACGAACTCACGGCACAGGCCCGGCGCCGGAAAGCGGCGGCCTGACGTTCCGGGAGGCCCTATCCGGGCCTCCCGGAACGGGTGGCCGCCGCGGTCTAATGGCAAGAGCAGACCTGACCCCCGCCCTTCCACTTAGGCATAGCGTGATCACATGAGCAACAAAGACGACATCCGGAAGTTCCTCGTCTCCCGGCGCGCGAACGTCACCCTCGCGCAGGCCGGGCTGCCCGACTTCGGCGACGAACGGCGCGTGCCCGGACTCCGGCGCGAAGAGGTCGCCCAGCTCGCCGGCGTCAGCATCGATTACTACACCCGGCTGGAGCGCGGCAACATCCACGGCGCATCGGAGGGCGTGCTCAACGCGATCGCCCGGGCACTGCACCTGACCGACGTCGAACGCGAGCACCTGCTGGACCTCGCGCGGCCCGCCTCCGCAGCAGCAAACGTTCCGGGAAGAACGACGGCGGCCGTCACCGTGCGCCGGTCGGTACAGCGGGTGCTGGACAGCCTCGCCGTGCCTGCCGTCGTTTACAACTCCCGGCAGGACCTCGTGACGGCAAACCTGCTGGGCCGGGCGCTGTTCTCGCCGCTCTTCGAATCCGACCGGCCCAACATGGCCCGCTTCATCTTCCTCGACTCCCGGGCGAAGGACTACTACGCCGACTGGCCGCTCGCCTGCAGCCTGACCGCCGCGATGCTCCGCTACGAGGCCGGCCGTGACCCGCTCAACGCCGAGATCACCGAACTCATCGGCGAACTCGCCACCCGCAGCCCCCAGTTCCGGAGGGACTGGGCGGACCATGACGTGCACGAGCACCGCACCGGCCGGAAAGTGTACGGCCACCCGGAGGTTGGCGACCTCGACCTCACCTACGACGTGTTCGAGATGCCGGGCGAGCCGGGACTGTCCATCGGCACGTACACCGCCGACGAGGGCTCCGAATCGGCGGACAAGCTCCTCCTGCTCGCCGCGTGGGCCGCGACCCGGGAGTTCGGCTCCGGCCGGTCTGAGCCGGAGGCGTAGTAGCGCACCCGCTTAGGCGGCGGTGCAGGTCCACAGGGTCGGGGGCTATCTTCCTTAGCGGGTTACGTCACCGCCGTGGCGTTCGCCGGTGACCCCGTTGCTCCAGTGATGTTCAGCGGCTTAATGGTGACAAGTGCGTCCCAGCTGCCGGTGGCCTTCATGTGCCGGCTGAGCGGGCCGAGCTGCCAGAGTTCGCCCAGGGGGAGGCCGAGTTTGGCGAGGAGCTGCTGGTGCATCATGCCGTGGTCATTGGGCGCCATAGGCCGGTAGGGGCTGGAAGGGACGGGCGGCAGGCATTCGACGGCGAAGTTGTCCGCTGCTATAACGGCGAGCTGGCTGTCCCACGCCCAGGCGACGAACTCGGCCGATTGTTCGATGCCGCTGGCCCGGCGGCTGTCGCGCTGGCTCTCCTTTTCCCCGGACGGGAGAGCCAGAAACCACTCGCACCAGCCTGTGTGGATCATGAGGATGTCCCCGGGCCGGAGAGCCAGAGACTGGGCCTCGGCAGCGGCCTGGACCAGGTTCAGGCCAAGGGGCTGCCCGGCCGCATGGTCGATGGGCGTGCCCTGCTCACGGCAATATCCATCGACGTCCACCAGCACACCCCGGCCGACGATGGGCTGCTCCGCCCACGCCTGGATGCCGAGGGCCGCTGTTCCTTCCCGGACATCGTCGTCGGGCGTGCCGTTGTAGAAGCCCACGTCGTCCGCCCTGCGGTGCCGAAGGCCGTCGATCTGGCTGGAGCCCTGCAGGTAGTACCCGTCGAGGTAGTCGTCCCGGTGGGCGGGGTGTGCCGAGTAGATCGTGTGCCGGGGAGCCCGCCGTTTCAGGGACATCCCGGGGTCGAAGGCGTCGGCGGGGTAGTCGAGGCCGAAGACGGTGCCGGTCCTGACGCAGCCGGCAGCGTCCCGGACGGAACCGGGCCCGATGAAGGACGGGGTGCCGCGCCCGGGGTCGGGAAACAGGCCCCAGGACGTGCCGGAAAGCTGCCCTTCCCGTTCCAGGAGTGCCTCGTAGGAGGGGTAGGTTGTGCCGGATTCCGTGGATGTCATGGTGTTCGGGCTTCCTGCTGCGGGCTGTTCTGTTGTGCGGGCGCCTTGTAGCTGAGCAGGAATCCGGCGATGGCACAGACGGACGCGGCGATGCACGCCGGGCCCTTGACGGCCTCGTTGAGGACAGCCAGCCAGTCACCCTGCCCCGTGACCAGGGCGAGGGCCTGCCCGGCCACGAAAACTATTCCGGCGATGAGGAGTACCGCCAGGCTGACTACGAAGATGGCGTTGATGGTGTGTCGTAACTTCTGCATTTCCACGCTTCCTTAGATCGGCAGGACGCCGACGGCGATCAGCACGCCGATGGCCAGCAGCGGCAGGGCGTAGAGGACGAACAGGCGGGCAAACGTTTTATACGGGTCTACGTCCGCGATGCCGCACGCGACGTACAGCGGAGCGCCGCCGGGCGGCACGGCTGCCTCGCAGGAGGAAAAGACCAGCACAGCGACTGCCGCGGTGGTTGCCGGAACGCCGGCGGCCACCAGCGTTGCCACCCCCACGGTTCCGACGGCGGCCATGGTCGCCGTCGCGGACAGCGGTGCGGCCACGGCGATGACAATCAGTCCGATCAGGATGGCCAGCAGCCACAGCGGAAGGTTGAACTGGTTCAGCAGCGCCGTCATCTGCTTGGGCAGGCCGGTGGCGGCCAGGGCGTTGGCGCCGGCGAAGGCGAAAACCACCGTGACGCCCACGACGCCGAAGCGGGGTGCGGACTGCTGCAGGAAGTTCCAGTAGGCTTTCCTGCCCCGCGGCAGCCGTTTCCGTCCCAGGATGAGGCCCGTGATGATCAGGACCACGGGGATCCAGACGATGACGCTGACGGACTTGGCTACGTCCGAGCCCGTCCAGCCGGAAAGGGCTTCGGCGATTGCACCGGAGGTGAGGATCAGCGGGACGGCCACCACGACGAACAGGATCATGGTGGCCCAGCCCTGGGCGAACGCCCGGCGGACGGGCGCCCGGTGCGCCGCATCGACGGGTGCCATGTCACTCCTGCGGATCAGCACGTACGTGACGATCAGGCGGTGCAGGAAACACCAGAGTCCGCCGAGCAGCAGGGGAAGGACGAGGTCGTTGACCTTCAGCAGCGGCCCGACGGTGGAGGATCCCACCAGGACGAACATCGAGGCGCTGAACGGGAAGGTGATCCCCATGCCTGCGTTGCCTGCCACGAGCGTTGCCGCGGAGGGCTTGTCGAGCCGGGACTTTTCCATCCACGGGATGGTCACCGATCCCACGGTCGCGGCGATCGCGGCCTGGTTGTGGACCACGCCGCCCAGGCCGGCCGACGCGACCGTGGAGACCCAGGCCGGCCCGCCCTTGACCCCGCCGATCAGTGAGTTCAGCAGGTCGATGAGCCGCTCCAGCACCCCGGTCCGCTCCAGCAGGTACCCCATGAAGACGAAGGCCATGGTGGCATAGACGATCTCATCGGTGATGGCTTCGTAGAAGGCGTCCCAGCCGGTCTGGGCGGCGGCTCCGGTAAACGGAAGGACAACGAGGAACCCGAGGAGCATGGCCTCGCCGACGCTCCGCTTGATGACCGTCGTCCACAGCAGGATGACGGCCAGATAGGCTCCCAGTGCCCAGATGCCGGTCATCGGGCGGCTCCTTCGGCGTGTTCGTATGCTTTCGGGTTCATCGTTGACTCCGTGTTCATTGATTCTGCCTCATGCGCTCAGCGCAGGGCCGCCTCCTGTGCCGGTGCTGCCGCAATCCGGGTCAGGGCGGCCGCTGAGGCTTCCGTCATTTCCGCGGGGACGCCGAGGTCGGCAAGGTAATTTGCGGTGTCCTGCATTTCCCGGGACCGGCGCACGGCGTGCTTGGACGTTCCCGCCAGGAACCGGTCGATTACGGCCTGGCCGTCGCCCGCCAGCTGCCGGGAAATCTGTTCCCGGATCCAGCTTTCAAGCCCTGCGGCCCGGCCGGCGGTTACGGCCTCAACAACCACCGATGCCAAGCCCTTCATCAGGATGCTGCGCAGCAGCTTGTGCGACATCGCGGCCCCCGGCCCGCCGTCGGCGATTTCGACGTCGACGCCCAGCGGCGCCAGCAGCTGCACCACCGCGGCGGATCCCGGGCCGCTGACCATGAGCGGTGTTTTGGCGCCCAGGGCGGCGACGGGCCCAAGGATCGCGACGTCGGCGAACTCGACCTGGCCGGCCTGCCGGCCCAGTTCCGCCATCACCGTGGGGGACGATGACGTGAAGTCCGCGTAGGTGCTGCCGGCGGGGAGCACCGGCAGGCAGTCCCTGGCCACGCTGCGGGCAGCGGCCGCACCGGTGAGCACCAGCACGATGTCCGCGCCCTGGCAGGCTTCAGCGGCCGTGGCCGCCCGTGTTGTTCCGGCCGGGGTGTTCGGGGCCACGGGGTCAAAGCCGGTGACCTGGTGGCCGGCCGCTGCCAGCGCGGAGGCGTAGGCCGCGCCCGCTTCACCCAGGCCGATGATGGTGCACTTTGTCATGAGACTTGTTCCTTACTTACTGGGTGTCCGTTACTGGCCGCGGGCGGCAATGATCGACGCCCGGCGGTTGGTTTCGTCGGCAAAAACCGCCTCGGCGGCTTCTGCCACGGCTGCGGCCTGCTCGCTGGGGATGACCACGATGCCGTCGGAGTCACCGATGATGATGTCGCCGGGCAGGACGGGGACGCCGCCGAAGGCAACGGGACCGCCGAGCCGGTGCGGCCCGTTCTTGTACGGGCCCGCCGGCGTGACCGCCCGGGCGAAGACCGGCATGCCGATCTCGCCGAGGGCCTCGGCATCGCGTGCCGCGCCGTCCAGGGCAAAGCCTGCGATGCCGAGGCTGATGGCGCGCTCGCCGATCAGCTCACCGAGGAGGGCACGGGACTCGTCGCCGCCGCCCGCAACAACGATGACGTCCCCCGGCTGCGCCAGCTTCAACGCTTCGTGGATGCCTTGGTTGTCCCCCGGGCGGGTCCAAACGGTGAAGGCGGGTCCGGCGATTTTCGCTCCCGGCCAGACCGCCTGGATCGCGGAATCCGCCACACCGAGCCGGTCCACCGCGTCTCCGATGTTCGCAGCGGGCAGCTTGGCCAGCCGGTCGATGAGTTCCTGGTCCGGGCGGGTGAAGGAGATGTCCTGAAGGGCGGGGGTTGTCATGGCGGTGTCTTCCCTTGTGTGTTGGTTTGAGCTGGGACGGGCAGTCTGAGCCGAACGCGGGCGGGCTAGTCCTTCTTTTGGACCAGGGGCAGGACCTTCTTGAAGTCCGCTTCCTGGCCTGCCCAGAACGTCTCGTAGTCCTTGCCGGAGAGGTAGCTGGTCTGCAGGCCGAGGTCGTTCATCTTCTTGACGACCTCGGGGTCCTCAATGGCCTTCTGCAGGGCAGCCTCAAGCTTCTTGGCGACGGCGTCCGGAAGGCCGGCGGGGGCGGAGTAGCCGCGGGCGGTGCCGGCTTCGACGTCGTAGCCGCTTTCCTTGAACGTGGGGACGTCCGGCAGCGACGGGGAGCGCTCAGCGGTCATGATGCCCAGGACGCGCGCCTTGTTCTGCTTGGTCAAATCGGTGACATCGCTGACGTTGGCCACCAGGACGTCGACATGCTTGCCGAGGAATGCTGTGGTGGCCTGCGAGGCACCTTCGGAAAAGTGAACCGGTGCGAACTCGGCACCGGTGGTTTCCTGGATCTGGGCCAGCGCGAAGTGCTCGCCGGTCTGCAGGCCGGTGGTGCTCGCCGTGAGGGACTTGGGGTTGGCCTTGACGGCGTCCAGCAGTTCCTTCAGCGTCTTGTACGGGTTGTCCGGCTGGACGGCGATGACGGCCGGATCAATGACCTGGCGGCCCAGCGGCTGGAAGCTGCTGCGGGTGTATTTCGCGCCGCGGCTGGGGTCCAGCGGGGATACGACGACGGACGGGGAGCCGGTGGCGCCGATGGTGTAGCCGTCAGGCTTGGCGCTGGTCAGTGCCGTGTAGCCGATCTGGCCGCCGGCGCCGGGCTTGTTGATGACCTCGACGTTGGTGCCGAGTTCCTTCTCCAGGACCGGCTGGACCAGGCGGGCTGCGGTGTCCACGGCGCCGCCCGAAGCAAACGCAACGACGAGGTCGATGGACTTGCCCTTCTTGGGGAAGTCATCGCCGGTGGCAGAGCTTGCACCGGCGCTGGCGCCACACCCGGTGAGGGCGAGCAGGGCAACTGCAGCGACGGCTGCGGAGATTTTCATTCGTGACTGGTTCCTGGGTGACAAGGGTCTTCTCCTTTGAAGAGAGATGTTCGGACTGCAGGGTGGATAGGTAATGGGACGGATGAAGGGGACCTCAGGCTTCGGGGTCCTCTGTGAGGGCCTTGGGCTTGCGGAACTTCAGGAGCGGGCTGCAGATGATCAGCACGCCCAGCGCGATGAGCACTGCGGATATGGGGCGGTTGAGGAAAACGCTGAAGTCGCCCTGGGAGATTTCCAGTGATTCGCGCAGGGACCGTTCCATCAGGGGACCCAGCACCAGTGTGAGGACCATCGGCGCCAGCGGGATATCCAGGTTCCTCAGGGCCAGGCCGAGGAGGCCGAAGCCGATCATGACGAAGACGTCGAAGACGCTGAAGTTGATGGTGTACGCGCCGATGACCATGAACAGCAGGATCAGGGCGGTCAGGATGGGAGTGGGGACCCGAAGGATCGAGGTCCAGAGCCCTACCAGGGGAACGTTCAGCAAGAGCAGCAGGACATTGCCGATGAAGAGGCTGGCGATGATGGCCCAGGCGATCTCGGAGTGTTCAGTGAACAGGCTGGGGCCCGGAGTCAGGCCCTGCTGGAGGAAGGCACCCATGAGGACTGCGATGGTGGGCGACGCGGGGATGCCGAGGGTGAACAGCGGGATGAGGGCAGCGTTGGCGTGGGCGTTGTTGGCCGTTTCGGGACCGGCAACGCCTTCGACGGCGCCCCTGCCGAGTTCGTGGCGGAAGTGTGAGAATTTCTTTTCCGAGGCGTAGGACAGAAGAGATGACACCGATCCGGTCATGCCCGGGATCAGGCCGAGCCCGAAGCCGACACCCGTGCCGCGGGCCATGGCCGGTGCGCTGCGGCGCCATTCGGTCCGTGAGGGGAACAGTGAGCGGAAACCGGGTGCGTGCACCAAGGGAGTCTCGGCGTTTTTGCGGTAGGAGAGGATCTCGGAGAGGCCGAAGACGCCGACGATGACGGCCACGAAGCTCACGCCGTCCAGGAGCCGGTCCATGCCGAACGTGAAGCGTGGGGCGCCGGCGACGGGGTCGATGCCGACCATGGAGATCAGCAGGCCCAGGGCTCCGGAGATCAGGGCCTTGACCATCGATTTTCCGGCCAGCGCCACGAGCAGGGAAATGCCGACCACCATGAGTGCGAAGAACTCCGGCGGACCGACCAGCAGGCCGAGCTCGCCCAGGGGTTTGGCCGCGGCGACGAGTCCGATGGTGGCAACGGTTCCGCCGATGAAGGATCCGACGGCGGCCAGGGTCAGCGCCGCCCCCGCCCTGCCGATCTTGGTCATCGCATAGCCGTCGATGGTGGTGATCGCTGAGGATGCCTCACCCGGAGTGTTGAGGAGGACACTGGTGATGGTGCCCCCGTACTGCGTGCCATAGAAGATCGCACACAGCATGATGATGGACCCGGCGGGGTCCAGATTCAGGGTGAGCGGGATAAGGAGTGCCACGCCGGCGACGGGCCCGACGCCGGGCAGGACCCCGATGATGGTGCCCAGCAGGCAGCCCAGGAAGGCGAAGATCAGGTTCTGCCAGGTCATGGCGGTGGCAAAGCCGCCGAGCAGTTCGTTGAGGGTGTCCATGTCTAGAGTCCGATCAGGTTCAGGACGGGAATGGATGAGACAGGCAGGGCCACGTTCAGTCCGTAGTTGAAGGCGTAGAAGGCTCCGACGCTTCCAGCCAGGGCGGTGAGCAGGGCGGAAAGCCAGCCCCGCTTTCCCCGGATCTTCAGGTGGTACATCAGGAAGAGGAACATGCCCAGCTGGAAGCCGAGCAGGTCCAGCAGCGCCGCCAGCAGCACAAGGCTTCCGACGACGGCGAGCACCAGTCCGCCGTCGGCCCCCTCACCTGCCGCGCTGGGGCGCTTTAGCTCCTGAAGCAGCCACAGGACTGACATCGAGGCGAGCACCGCGCCCATGGCGAACGGGAACAGCCCGGGGCCGGGACCCAAAGAGGTCCAGAGGCCGAGGCTCACCGAGCTGACGAGCACGTAGGCGCCCAGTGCCCCGAAGGCGGCGATCCCGGCCAGCACGCTGCGCGCCGGCCTCGCCCGGGCGGGGGACTGGGTCATGGTCGACTCCGTTGTCATCAAAATGCCTTCCAATTGCTTCCATAGAATGAAAGTGTCTTACATCAGAAGAAATAGTGACACGGCCCACAGGCGCTGTCAAGCGCGTGGAAAGAGCCGAAACTTACATAGAATGAAAGAATGACGGTGACCAATGCGCAGTCCGGCACTGCAGCGGACGACGGCGGCAAACCCTCCAACATGCGCTCGCTGTCCCGGGCGATGGAGGTGTTCGCGGAACTGCAGCGGGCGGACCGCCCCCAGCGGCTTAGCGATCTGGCGCGGAACTGCGGCATGAGCCTACCCACCACGCTGCGCATCCTGCGGGTGCTGCAGGACTTCGGGATGGTCAGCCAGACCGACAAGACCTACCGGATCGGCCCGGCAGTGCTGCCCGCGGCACGCAGCTACATCGAGAATGACCCCCTGGTCACCACGTCCCGCCCGGTGCTCCAGCAGGTGGCGGCGCAGACGGGAATGACCGCATCCCTGTACACCCGTTTGGGATTTGAGCGCATCCTGGTGGTCCGCGTCGACGGTGATGCCCCGCTCAGGTATGACATGCCCCTGGGCAAGCGGCTTCCCCTGACGGTCGGCGCAGCCGGCAAGGTCCTGCTGGCCGGCGCTCCGGACGGGCATCTCCAGGAAGTGGTGCAGGGGGCGGTGGCGGCCGGGCACGAAAAGCCCACGTTCAGCCTGGCAGAGCTCAAAGAGCGCCTGCCCGAGCCTGGAACCGATTTCGCATACTCGGCCGACGAGCGCGCCACCGGTGTCCTCTCGGTGGCGATGGCCATCAAGAGGTCGGGGCTGCCCAGCGAATCCATTGCCCTGACCAGCCCGGTGGAAGCCGCCACCGAGGAGGGGCTGAAGGCGGGCGTGCCCGAACTGCGCCGCGCTGCAGCCCGGCTCGCTGAACTGCTGGAGGGAACCGTCTACTGAGGCTCTCCATGGGAGTGCAGGCCTCAAAGCTGAGAGGAAGGCGGGTCGCATGGCAGGAATGCCGCCGGCCACCGTGGAGGTGAGTGCCGCCGTCGTCCGCGCCCTCCTCCGGGACCAGCAACCCGACCTGGTGGACAGCCCGCTGGTGCGGGTGGCCAACGGCTGGGACAACGCGACCTTCCGGCTCGGTGACGGCCTGGCGGTCCGGCTGCCCCGCCGGGACGAGGCCGTGCCGCT contains these protein-coding regions:
- a CDS encoding aldo/keto reductase, with translation MKPELTLNNGVTMPALGLGVFQSPPEQTTAAVEAALSAGYGHIDTAAAYGNEREVGEGIRRSGLDRSDVFIETKVWVSDYGYDQTLHAFEKAAGKLGVDQLDLLILHQPAPDRFEKTIAAYRALETLLAEGRVRAIGVSNFMPHHLNQLLAATDVVPAVNQIELHPYFTQPAVQAADADNGILTQAWSPIGGITFYPGWGEDRRNVMEDPAIAAIGEAHGKSAAQVMLRWHLQQGRSAIPKSTNPARIAENFDVFDFELSSQELAAIDALDAGVRNGPDPDEAREERFAMLIPEA
- a CDS encoding aldo/keto reductase; protein product: MEYRPLGRTGVQVSPLCLGAMMFGPWGNHDRADSTRIINRALDAGINFIDTADVYSGGVSEEIVGEALAGRRDDVFLATKFFMPMNEDDPNQRGGSRRWIIREVENSLRRLNTDYIDLYQVHRPSPDTDVEETLGALTDLVRQGKVRYIGSSSYSGSQIVEAQWASRERNLERFVTEQPPYSILVRGIEEDILPTVQRHGMGTLTYSPLGGGWLSGRWRKDSASAPTSSARPNARFDMTSPANQRKLDIVEDLARLAEQAGLSLIELAIAFVINHPGVTSAIVGPRTMEQLESYLPAAGITLSSDVLDRIDKIVAPGVTVNPEDNSYGAHELTAQARRRKAAA
- a CDS encoding helix-turn-helix transcriptional regulator, with protein sequence MSNKDDIRKFLVSRRANVTLAQAGLPDFGDERRVPGLRREEVAQLAGVSIDYYTRLERGNIHGASEGVLNAIARALHLTDVEREHLLDLARPASAAANVPGRTTAAVTVRRSVQRVLDSLAVPAVVYNSRQDLVTANLLGRALFSPLFESDRPNMARFIFLDSRAKDYYADWPLACSLTAAMLRYEAGRDPLNAEITELIGELATRSPQFRRDWADHDVHEHRTGRKVYGHPEVGDLDLTYDVFEMPGEPGLSIGTYTADEGSESADKLLLLAAWAATREFGSGRSEPEA
- a CDS encoding cyclase family protein, whose protein sequence is MTSTESGTTYPSYEALLEREGQLSGTSWGLFPDPGRGTPSFIGPGSVRDAAGCVRTGTVFGLDYPADAFDPGMSLKRRAPRHTIYSAHPAHRDDYLDGYYLQGSSQIDGLRHRRADDVGFYNGTPDDDVREGTAALGIQAWAEQPIVGRGVLVDVDGYCREQGTPIDHAAGQPLGLNLVQAAAEAQSLALRPGDILMIHTGWCEWFLALPSGEKESQRDSRRASGIEQSAEFVAWAWDSQLAVIAADNFAVECLPPVPSSPYRPMAPNDHGMMHQQLLAKLGLPLGELWQLGPLSRHMKATGSWDALVTIKPLNITGATGSPANATAVT
- a CDS encoding TRAP transporter large permease subunit, whose translation is MTGIWALGAYLAVILLWTTVIKRSVGEAMLLGFLVVLPFTGAAAQTGWDAFYEAITDEIVYATMAFVFMGYLLERTGVLERLIDLLNSLIGGVKGGPAWVSTVASAGLGGVVHNQAAIAATVGSVTIPWMEKSRLDKPSAATLVAGNAGMGITFPFSASMFVLVGSSTVGPLLKVNDLVLPLLLGGLWCFLHRLIVTYVLIRRSDMAPVDAAHRAPVRRAFAQGWATMILFVVVAVPLILTSGAIAEALSGWTGSDVAKSVSVIVWIPVVLIITGLILGRKRLPRGRKAYWNFLQQSAPRFGVVGVTVVFAFAGANALAATGLPKQMTALLNQFNLPLWLLAILIGLIVIAVAAPLSATATMAAVGTVGVATLVAAGVPATTAAVAVLVFSSCEAAVPPGGAPLYVACGIADVDPYKTFARLFVLYALPLLAIGVLIAVGVLPI
- a CDS encoding DUF1932 domain-containing protein, whose protein sequence is MTKCTIIGLGEAGAAYASALAAAGHQVTGFDPVAPNTPAGTTRAATAAEACQGADIVLVLTGAAAARSVARDCLPVLPAGSTYADFTSSSPTVMAELGRQAGQVEFADVAILGPVAALGAKTPLMVSGPGSAAVVQLLAPLGVDVEIADGGPGAAMSHKLLRSILMKGLASVVVEAVTAGRAAGLESWIREQISRQLAGDGQAVIDRFLAGTSKHAVRRSREMQDTANYLADLGVPAEMTEASAAALTRIAAAPAQEAALR
- a CDS encoding methyltransferase; its protein translation is MTTPALQDISFTRPDQELIDRLAKLPAANIGDAVDRLGVADSAIQAVWPGAKIAGPAFTVWTRPGDNQGIHEALKLAQPGDVIVVAGGGDESRALLGELIGERAISLGIAGFALDGAARDAEALGEIGMPVFARAVTPAGPYKNGPHRLGGPVAFGGVPVLPGDIIIGDSDGIVVIPSEQAAAVAEAAEAVFADETNRRASIIAARGQ
- a CDS encoding tripartite tricarboxylate transporter substrate binding protein, yielding MKISAAVAAVALLALTGCGASAGASSATGDDFPKKGKSIDLVVAFASGGAVDTAARLVQPVLEKELGTNVEVINKPGAGGQIGYTALTSAKPDGYTIGATGSPSVVVSPLDPSRGAKYTRSSFQPLGRQVIDPAVIAVQPDNPYKTLKELLDAVKANPKSLTASTTGLQTGEHFALAQIQETTGAEFAPVHFSEGASQATTAFLGKHVDVLVANVSDVTDLTKQNKARVLGIMTAERSPSLPDVPTFKESGYDVEAGTARGYSAPAGLPDAVAKKLEAALQKAIEDPEVVKKMNDLGLQTSYLSGKDYETFWAGQEADFKKVLPLVQKKD
- a CDS encoding tripartite tricarboxylate transporter permease; its protein translation is MDTLNELLGGFATAMTWQNLIFAFLGCLLGTIIGVLPGVGPVAGVALLIPLTLNLDPAGSIIMLCAIFYGTQYGGTITSVLLNTPGEASSAITTIDGYAMTKIGRAGAALTLAAVGSFIGGTVATIGLVAAAKPLGELGLLVGPPEFFALMVVGISLLVALAGKSMVKALISGALGLLISMVGIDPVAGAPRFTFGMDRLLDGVSFVAVIVGVFGLSEILSYRKNAETPLVHAPGFRSLFPSRTEWRRSAPAMARGTGVGFGLGLIPGMTGSVSSLLSYASEKKFSHFRHELGRGAVEGVAGPETANNAHANAALIPLFTLGIPASPTIAVLMGAFLQQGLTPGPSLFTEHSEIAWAIIASLFIGNVLLLLLNVPLVGLWTSILRVPTPILTALILLFMVIGAYTINFSVFDVFVMIGFGLLGLALRNLDIPLAPMVLTLVLGPLMERSLRESLEISQGDFSVFLNRPISAVLIALGVLIICSPLLKFRKPKALTEDPEA
- a CDS encoding tripartite tricarboxylate transporter TctB family protein, coding for MTQSPARARPARSVLAGIAAFGALGAYVLVSSVSLGLWTSLGPGPGLFPFAMGAVLASMSVLWLLQELKRPSAAGEGADGGLVLAVVGSLVLLAALLDLLGFQLGMFLFLMYHLKIRGKRGWLSALLTALAGSVGAFYAFNYGLNVALPVSSIPVLNLIGL